Proteins found in one Elgaria multicarinata webbii isolate HBS135686 ecotype San Diego chromosome 12, rElgMul1.1.pri, whole genome shotgun sequence genomic segment:
- the LOC134407629 gene encoding interleukin-1 family member 10-like encodes MEPQPYRMQPQNYVPYKMVTQRRRPSKKSWDREMRELFCQFTPTSPSVVITFSENQPRLYKIWDISQKFLLLMNNILVAGPKTSNSPEQLISVLPNITLDPKRQPIFMGLSDATQTLSCVKSNDGPPHLQLVKENIVELYKKKEPSLSSTFFSRTSGNQETCCFESAAFPGWFISTSTEPNRPIHLSREGGADINVFYFERKQ; translated from the exons ATGGAACCTCAGCCCTACAGGATGCAACCTCAGAATTATGTACCCTACAAGATGGTAACCCAAAGGAGGAGACCTTCCAAGAAGAGTTGGGATCGGGAGATGAGAGAATTATTCTGCCAATTTACGCCAA CATCTCCTTCAGTGGTTATCACCTTCAGTGAAAACCAACCTCGATTGTACAAAATTTGGGATATTAGTCAGAAGTTCCTCTTACTGATGAACAACATACTGGTAGCAGGCCCAAAAACGTCCAATTCACCAG AACAGTTAATTTCCGTGCTTCCCAATATCACCCTAGATCCAAAAAGGCAGCCCATCTTTATGGGTCTCAGTGATGCGACACAGACCTTGTCCTGTGTGAAATCTAATGATGGTCCTCCTCATCTACAGTTAGTG aagGAAAACATAGTGGAGCTTTATAAAAAGAAGGAGCCATCTTTAAGCTCTACTTTCTTCAGTAGGACTAGTGGCAACCAAGAAACTTGCTGCTTTGAATCTGCAGCTTTCCCAGGCTGGTTCATCAGCACCTCCACGGAGCCAAACAGGCCTATTCATTTGAGTCGCGAAGGAGGCGCTGACATCAACGTCTTTTATTTCGAAAGAAAACAATAG